From the genome of Sporocytophaga myxococcoides DSM 11118:
ATAAAAAATTACGACAGATTTATAATAGACAGGTAGCAAAAAAGCTACTATAGTGCTAAGTATCAAACTAAAAAGAAAGGAGCCTATAATCAGTTTTTTCCACTTTCTTATAACATCCCAAAAGCTCAATAAATTAAAATTATTCTCTTTCATTAACTCAATTTTAAAAATATTAAAGTTTAAAATTATATAATTTTGATAAAATTGTTACGATTTATTTAGTTTTAAGTGGGAAAAATTTAACGATTATCAGTAAAGTATTTAAAAACATCGGCCTTTCGGTTTTTCTGAATATCATGATCAAACCGATTTGGATAATTTTGGAAAATCTGGTTCAAAATAAAATAGGCCACGAGGAATATGGTTTGTATTCTGCACTCTTTTCTTTCGGATTTATATTTTTGATTTTAACAGATTTTGGGATTAATTATTATGTGACCAAGTCAATTGCTCGAAATTCTTCTGAGACGATGTCGCTATTTTCTCAGGTCACTTTGTTTAAAATTATTCTCACTATGTTATTCCCGATTGCATGTACATTTCTTGGGTATTTATGGGGGTATAAAAGTGAACAACTGATCTTTCTTTTTTTTCTGTCACTCACAAATTCTTTGTTGCAATTGATCCTTTATGGAAAAGCAATTCTACAGGGGAAGCAGGAGTTTTATCTCGATAGTTATCTGGGAATTTTGGATAAGTTATTGTTAGCCTTATTTACTTTTTTGCTGATTATTTTTTCGAAAATCTCATTGGAAAGTTTTATTGCTGCCAGATTACTATCTGCTGTATTAACTGTGGGAATGGGATATTATTTTCTGAAAAAAGTTATTGGCCTCATGCATCTGACTTTTAGTTGGATAAAAATTAAGGATATAATTGTCAGTAGCCTGCCGTTTGCCTCAATGGCAGTATTGTATTCCGTCAATGATAAAATTGATCAGGTTCTTTTGGAACGCCTGCTGGGGAAGACTTCTACAGGATTATACGCAGCTGCATATAGATGGCTGGATGCAACTATGATGTATATCTGGATTATTATGCCAATATTTTTTGCAAGATTCCCATTTTATAAAGAAGATAATCAGCAGGTGCAAAAATTATTTAATGCTGCCCAGTTGATTGCAGCGATTCCGGTTATTTTAGCAGCTTCATTTGTTTTCTTTTACCCTGAAGTTTTGGTGTATTTCCTGAATAACAGTTCTGAGTCTGAATTGAAGGTGATTAAAGAGTTGTTAAGAATTCTGTTTCTATCCTTATTGCTAAATGGCTTTTTTAATATTTATTCAACATATTTGAATGCTATGGGATATGTGAAAATTGTCAATATCTCTATTATCACCAGTGTAGTTTTGAATATTCTGCTTAATTTTATGATAGTACCCACTTATGGGGTCATTGCTTCAGCCTGGATTACGGTAATATCAACATTCATATTATGTGTATTTGCGTTTATCTTTACAGGTACAAATACTGCTATTAGTGTTCCATGGAAACTCCTGTTTAAACTGTCTATACTTTTGATTCTTTTGATGGTTTTGTTTGCCGTATGCAGGTACTATGATCTGAATTGGGTTTTAGCAGGTATTTTGTCCGTTATATTAACAGTTTTATATTCTTTAGTCTGTGGGTTCAAACATACCATGCTGGAGTATAAGTAGAAAGGAATTATAAACTTGAAAATAGCCGTAAATACAAGATTTCTCTTAAAAGATAAACTTGAGGGAATCGGTACATTCACATTTGAAGTTTTACAAAGGATGGTAAAGAATCATCCTGAACATGAATTTATATTCTTGTTTGACCGACCATTTCATAAGCAATTTATATTTGCAGATAATATAAAACCTATTCAGCTTTTTCCTCCCGCCAGACACCCATTCCTCTGGTTTTGGTGGTTTGAACTGGCAGTGCCTAAAGCTTTAAAAGAAGAAAAATGTGATCTGTTTATTTCTACAGATGGCTTTAATTCTTTGAGTTCTCAAACTCCCTCCCTGATTGTAATTCATGATCTTGCTTATGAGCATACAAGAGGAGGTCTGGGCTATCTGATCTATAAATACCTTAAGTGGTTTGGTCCAAGGTATGCACGAAAAGCTTCCAGAATTATTTCTGTTTCGGAATTTTCTAAACAGGATATTTCTAAATTATATAAGATTGATCCTGATAAAATAGATGTTGTTGGGAATGCTGCTGATGGTAAAGGTTTTCAGCCTATTGCCCTTTCAAAACAGGAGGAGTGTAGAAAAACATATAGTAAAGGAAAGCCTTATTTTATTTTTGTTGGAGCTCTGCACCCAAGAAAAAATATTATAAATCTACTTAAAGCTTTTGCTGAATTCAAATCTAAAACTCCAAATGATACCAAGCTTATGATTGTTGGCCGGAGAGGTTGGAGTACCAAGGAAATATTTGAAACATTAGAGAGTAATCCTTTTAAAGATGATATTATATTCACAGGTAGAGTAAGTAATGAAGAATACCGCCATCTCTTGGGAGCTGCATTGGCACTCACTTATGTTCCTTTTATTGAAGGTTTTGGTATTCCAATTTTAGAAGCTCAAAAATGTGATTGCCCTGTTATTACTTCAAATGTAACAAGCATGCCTGAGGTAGCTGGTGATTCAGCAATACTTGTGGACCCATATTCTGTTAGTTCAATTGCTGAAGGATTATCTCAAATGACTTTCGATCAGGAAAAGCGACAAAAGCTCATAGAGAAAGGAAGAGCGAATTGTGAAAGATATAGTTGGGATACTTCAGCAGAATTGTTCTGGAAGTCTGTAGAAAAATGCTTAGCTTAAACTTATGTATTTCAATAACTACACTTGGGTATTTCAGCTATTGTATCCATCCTTGGTCTGGAAGAAAAAAGTAAACGGGAACGAGCTCTTCCTGACCTTCGATGACGGCCCTGTGCCAGATGCTACAGAATTTGTACTTGATGAATTAGACAAATGGAAAGTTAAGGCTACTTTTTTTTGTGTAGGTGATAATGTTAGAAAATATCCTCATTTGTTGAGGGAAATTATTAATAGGGGACACATAGCCGGCAATCATACTTTTAATCATCTTAATGGATGGAAAAATGAGAATGAAAAATATTTTAACAATATATCAAGCTGCCAGGCTGTAATTGATGAGATTAAAAGTGAAGTGGGAATATATCAGGACTCCGCTAAAAAGTTATTCAGACCTCCTTATGGAAAGATAAAAAGTTCTCAGGCTAAAGAACTTCAAAAGTCTTACGAAATAATCATGTGGAACGTACTTACTGGTGATTATGATCAAAATCTGAAAGAAGAAGAATGTCTTGCAAAATCGATCAAGTACTCAGTTCCAGGATCAATTGTGATATTTCATGATAGTATAAAAGCAAGTAAGAATATGAAATATGTACTTCCTCGATACCTGGAATATTTTTTATCAAAAGGTTTCGAATTTAAAACTTTATGAAAATCCTCTTAGCTATTCTGCTGGTTTACTTCCTTGTTTACTTCATATATATCCTTTTTCTTTTTATTTTTTTTGAAAGGTTAAAACCATACATTTCAAATCCATCATTAACATACAAACCTCTGGTGTCCGTGTTAATTGCGGCACGTAATGAGGAAGATAATATCGGTGAATGCCTGAATTCATTGGCCTCGGTGAATTATCCTGAAGATAAGTTGGAAGTGCTGATCGGCAATGATAGATCTGAAGACAACACCAGGCTTATTGTTCTTGAATTTATAAAGGCTCACCAAAATTTTAAGTTATTAGATATTACAGAAAATGTTGGTCTGGCTAGAGGTAAGGCCAATGTGCTTGCCCAGCTTGCCAGAAAAGCGAATGGGGAATTTCTTTTTATAACAGATGCTGATATTTCAGTGCCGGAAAACTGGATTTCTGAAATGCTCGGAAATTATAAAAAAACATCAGGTACAGTCTCTGGAGTTACGATGATTAAAGGAGATTCTTTATTTACAAAACTTCAAAGTATGGAATGGATGCATGCATTTGGAATGGTTAAAGCAGTATCAGATCAAAACATCCCGGTTTCTGCTGTTGGTAATAATATGATGATTCCCCGCAAAGTCTATGAAGAAACAGGTGGATATGAAAATATTCCATTTTCAGTTACGGAAGATTTTGAGCTTTTCAAGGCTACTCTGGACCTTGGTTATGATTATCAGCAACTCATGGGCCCGGGAGTACTGGCCTTTTCAAAACCTCTTGATAGTTTAAAAAGGTTGTTAAATCAAAGGCGTAGGTGGATGCAGGGTGCTGTAAAAATACCTGTTGTGCTTTCCACGCTGCTTTTAATGCAATCATTATTTTTTCCTGTTATTCTATTCACATTGTTTGTTATGCCAAACCTTGCAATTCTGGTTTGGTCAGTCAAGTTATTATTGCAATATTCATTTATAAACAGAGTGTATAAAAAGATTGATTATAAATTTCCTTTGTGGAAGTATATTTTCATTTATGAATTTTATACAGGATTTGTTTCTTTATTAACTTTACTATATTACCTGAAGCCCGGTAAAATCGAGTGGAAGGGCAGAAGATTTTAATTTATGGATTTTAAATATATCGATACGCATGCGCATATATATGCTGAAGAGTTTGAAAAAGATACAACAGATGTGCTTGAAAATGCAAGATCATCTGGTCTGAAAAAACTCTTTATGCCTAACGTGGATTTGCAAAGCATAGACAGAATGCTTGAAATGGAACACCGGTATCCGGATCTTTGTGTTCCCATGATGGGTTTGCATCCATGCTATGTAAAGAAAGATTTTGAAAAAGATCTGTATGAAATAGAAGCCTGGCTGAACAGAAGAAAATTTGCTGCAATAGGCGAGATAGGTATAGATCTATATTGGGACACTACTCATAAGGACTGGCAGGAGGAAGCCTTTGCTATTCAGGTTCAGCTGGCTGCTAAGCATAATTTACCTATTGCGATTCATTGCCGAAATTCTTACAGAGAAACGATGGATCTTTTATTGAAGGTTAAATCGGATAACCAGACAGGGGTGTTTCATTGTTTTACCGGTGATCAAAAAGATATAGATGAGATAAAGGAAATCGGATTTTACATCGGAATAGGTGGGGTCATTACCTTTAAAAATAGTGGTCTTGACAAGGTTTTAGAAACAGCAGATCTTTCGAATGTGGTTCTTGAAACGGATGCCCCATATCTGGCACCTGTCCCATACAGAGGAAAAAGAAATGAACCGGGATACATTCCTTTAGTGATAAAGAAGCTGGCGGAAGTGAAGAGGTGCTCAGAGGAAGAAGTAGCCAAAATTACTTTGGAGAATGCAGAAAAACTTTTCGACAATGTTTAGTGATAAGATTAATCTGCATATCAGCCCGGAAGCTAAGGGGCGATTGCTTATAATATACACAGGAGGTACCATGGGAATGCATTATGATCCTATGGTCAAATCCTTAGTACCTTTTAATTTTTCTGACATCATTTCCACATTACCAGAGCTAGGCAGGTTCGATCTGACACTTGAATTTATATCTTTTCTTAAGCCGATTGATTCAAGTAATATGAAGCCATTGCATTGGATTTCGCTTGCAGAGCTAATTAATGAGCAATACCTGGAATATGATGGCTTTGTAATTTTGCATGGAACTGATACTATGGCTTATACCGCTTCAGCCTTAAGTTTCATGATGGAAAACCTAAGTAAGCCGGTTATCTTTACTGGTGCGCAACTCCCTTTATCTGAGGTCAGGTCGGATGCACGAGAAAATCTTGTGACAGCCATTGAGATAGCAGCAGCAAGAAAAAATGGTAAACCAGTTGTCAAAGAGGTATGTATTTATTTCAACCATGCATTAATGCGTGGCAACCGGTCAAAGAAGCTTCAGAGCAGCCATTTTGATGCTTTTCTATCCGAAAATTATCCTAATCTTGCAGAGGCGGGGGTTTCAATAGAATTTAACGAAAAAGTTTTGTATAGTCCTGCTGACAAGCCTTTTAAGATTTTTACAAAACTTGATTCCAACGTTCTTATAGTTAAGTTATTTCCGGGGATTACCAAAGAAGTTGTTGAATGTATTTTTAATACTGAAGGTTTGAAAGGTATTGTTCTGGAAACTTTTGGGTCTGGGAATGCCCCTACTGATGGATGGCTTGAGGCGATTTTAAAAAAGGCATCTGATAGAGGTATTGTTATTTTAAATGTTAGTCAATGCATTGGCGGAACAGTTTTTCAGGGAAGGTATGACACTAGCAGGCATCTTGAAAAGTCAGGAGTGATAAGCGGTAAAAATATTACAACTGAAGCTGCCATAACTAAACTGATGTTTGTGCTTGCTAATAAGCCTTTTAGCGAAAATGTCAAAGCATCTTTGGAAGAATCAATCCGAGGTGAGATGGATTAAAAAGATGTGAGATTGATTTATTTTACCAATCCCTTTTGTGTTTTGATAAAATGTTGGTTTCTTTGCACTCTCATTTTCCAAAATTGAGAAAATCTTCCTACAGAGAGGTGTCCGAGTGGTTGAAGGAGCACGCCTGGAAAGTGTGTATACCTCAAAAGGGTATCGAGGGTTCGAATCCCTTCCTCTCTGCATAATTTTAGAAAAGCTCTGATGTTCAGGGCTTTTTTGTTTTTGTACCCTCCACACTGTATTCTTTATTTTGTCCAATAATTCACTTCGGGTTAGCCTTCATTTCATTTAGCAAAGTGTTAGCAATTGAATTCTTAAAACAGGATTTTAATGCCAATTTAATTCTTATTTAGGTATTTTATTACAATCTATTGTGGATTTGATACTTAATATATTTTAATTTTATTATTTAAATTTTTTATTTGAATAGGTATATATTTTGCATTAGTGTGGTGTTTTGTATTGATATGTGAGTATTTTTGTTGAATTCGTCTATTTTTTTATTGAAATATTAATATGTGCTGGTTACTTAAATATTTTTTACGTATTAAAGTGTATAATCTTTTGATTATTAACCAAAACATTCTTAAGATGAAGCCCCTCGATAGTTGTTTGAGAAAGATCTTTTTGATTTTTCTCATAGTAATATTACATGATAGTCATGTCTTTGCCCAATGTGCCTCTAATGTTTCAAATGGGACAAACCTTGTTAAAAACTACGATTTCTCAGGAGGATTCAAAGACTGGACACATGATGCTAATTATGTTGAGTTCACGCCTTGTGGGTCTTCTTGTTATTCTGTTCCCGGTCGTATTTATGCTGGTGATAAATCTACGGATTTTAACAGTGCTTTTAATATGTCTGCTGGAGTTCCTATTCCCGATCATACAGGAACTGCAGATAATATGATGCTGATGGTGGATGGAATTTGTAATCCTGGTGTAAAGCTTTGGCAGCAAAATAATATTCCTATTGTACCTAATACAAATTATTATTTTACAGTCTGGATTACGACGCTTACAGCAACTACACCACGGGGAACTTTGGCTTTTGATATAAATGGAGCGAACCAGCCAACCACAGTGACCTCTGTTGGAGCTGTTGGTAACTGGACAAAATATACCACTACTTGGTATTCAGGACTTACACCTCCTCCAACTATATCAATCAGTATAGAAAATACGACAACAACTGGCTGTAACAGCGCGGTTGACTTTGCAATTGATGATATTTCATTTACCCCTGGTTGTGATTTCGGTACAGCAGGACCTATTCCTAATTTAGGTCCTGACAGAACTATTTGTGGTACGGGAGGATCTATTACTTTAACTCCAAATTTTAACGCAGCCACCCAAGCTAGACCTGACGTTCAATATTCATGGAGTTTTAATGGTGCTGCAGTTCCTGGTAAAACAGGATTTGGATCTACCTTTTATAGCTTAACAGCAACTGCTCCAGGAACATATGCTGTTTGTGTTGACTCTGCAGGATCTTGTGTTAAGTCAGATGTTATAGTTATTTCAAACACCTATACTATAGACCTTGGTCCGGATATTGTTTTATGTAGTCCGGCTTCTGCTACACTGGATGCTGTTTATACAGGTCCAGGTGTTACTTACCAATGGTATAAGGAACAGAATGGTACGGCAGGATGGCAGCAGGCAGATACTATCCCTGGTGCAAAATCTAAAACCTATTTTGCCAATGCTGCAGGGTTATACAGGGTAGAAGTAACAGACCCTATCTGCGGGATGAAGTTTGATGAAATAAATCTTACAACCAATGCTGCGACACCAAATGATGGGTATTATTGTCCGGCATCTAAAGGAGGTACCGGTACCGCAAATTTATCTGTTAGCGGCCCAGGAAAATATAAATGGTGGTCTGCAGCAACAGCCGGAACTGTTCTAGGTAAAGGAGCAACTTATACTGCAACAGGTCTTACATCACCTCCAACTACACATACTTATTATGTGCAGGATACAACTACATTTAAAACAACAGCTGGTCCTCCTGCAGTAGGAAATGGATTTATTGAAAACGGATCTGTGAATGCCGGAGGTGATGAAGGGTTGTTAATCTTTAATTCATTGGAGGATATCGTAATAGATACAATTACTGTTCTCGTAAATAATTATTATTGTCCAACTCCTGGAGCATCTAATGATAATGTTATTATAGAGATAAGAAATTCATCAGGTGTTCATTTACCAGGTTCTCCAGTAAGTGTGACAAAACCTTGCACATTTGCAAACAATGGAGGTTTACCAGCTCCGCAGATGAAGGTTCCTTTAAATATAGCTGTACCTAAAGGTACCGGATATCAAATGAAGTTAGCGACTGGATCAGGAAGTTCAATTGTATTCTTTGGTAATGGTACCGGTGCATCAGGTGCTCCGCCTTCGCCAAGGTTATATAACTATCCTACAAGTTATGGTGGAGTTGTGGAGATGGTAAGTAATAACCCCAAATCATTTAACGTATATAATAAACCGGATGCTTTTCCTGGATATTTTGACTGGAAAATTACGAAGGGACTCAATTGCGACAGAGTTCCCGTAAGAGCAACGGAACTTTGTATTTTACCTGTTGAGTTTCTAAGCGTTTCGGCAAAAGGAGTAAAAGATGCAGTGCAAATAAACTGGAGCACTGCTTGGGAGGTAAATAGCAATGTCTTTATTATTCAAAGATCAGATGACGGTTTATCCTTTAAAGATATCGGAACTGAAGGAGCAGGGGGGAATACAACTTCTGTAACAAACTATTCCTTTATTGATAAAAAGCCCGGAAGTTCTGTAGCTTATTATAGAATAATAGAAGTAGACAACGATGGAAGTCAGACAGTGAGTAAAATTGTGGCTGTGAATTTTGAAAACCTGTTTTTCGCTGTCTATCCTAATCCTGCAAAAGACGTCCTTCATATTGAGTCACAGGTAGAAGAAAATCAGGAACTGGTGGTAAGCATTCAGAACTCTTTCGGTAATATAGTTTATCAGAATAGTGGTGCTGATCTGAAATCAGGAGATGGACTTTCTGTGGATGTTTCAGGTTTTCCAGGTGGTTTGTATTTTGTGATGATA
Proteins encoded in this window:
- a CDS encoding asparaginase codes for the protein MQKNFSTMFSDKINLHISPEAKGRLLIIYTGGTMGMHYDPMVKSLVPFNFSDIISTLPELGRFDLTLEFISFLKPIDSSNMKPLHWISLAELINEQYLEYDGFVILHGTDTMAYTASALSFMMENLSKPVIFTGAQLPLSEVRSDARENLVTAIEIAAARKNGKPVVKEVCIYFNHALMRGNRSKKLQSSHFDAFLSENYPNLAEAGVSIEFNEKVLYSPADKPFKIFTKLDSNVLIVKLFPGITKEVVECIFNTEGLKGIVLETFGSGNAPTDGWLEAILKKASDRGIVILNVSQCIGGTVFQGRYDTSRHLEKSGVISGKNITTEAAITKLMFVLANKPFSENVKASLEESIRGEMD
- a CDS encoding TatD family hydrolase, producing MDFKYIDTHAHIYAEEFEKDTTDVLENARSSGLKKLFMPNVDLQSIDRMLEMEHRYPDLCVPMMGLHPCYVKKDFEKDLYEIEAWLNRRKFAAIGEIGIDLYWDTTHKDWQEEAFAIQVQLAAKHNLPIAIHCRNSYRETMDLLLKVKSDNQTGVFHCFTGDQKDIDEIKEIGFYIGIGGVITFKNSGLDKVLETADLSNVVLETDAPYLAPVPYRGKRNEPGYIPLVIKKLAEVKRCSEEEVAKITLENAEKLFDNV
- a CDS encoding oligosaccharide flippase family protein, which gives rise to MGLSVFLNIMIKPIWIILENLVQNKIGHEEYGLYSALFSFGFIFLILTDFGINYYVTKSIARNSSETMSLFSQVTLFKIILTMLFPIACTFLGYLWGYKSEQLIFLFFLSLTNSLLQLILYGKAILQGKQEFYLDSYLGILDKLLLALFTFLLIIFSKISLESFIAARLLSAVLTVGMGYYFLKKVIGLMHLTFSWIKIKDIIVSSLPFASMAVLYSVNDKIDQVLLERLLGKTSTGLYAAAYRWLDATMMYIWIIMPIFFARFPFYKEDNQQVQKLFNAAQLIAAIPVILAASFVFFYPEVLVYFLNNSSESELKVIKELLRILFLSLLLNGFFNIYSTYLNAMGYVKIVNISIITSVVLNILLNFMIVPTYGVIASAWITVISTFILCVFAFIFTGTNTAISVPWKLLFKLSILLILLMVLFAVCRYYDLNWVLAGILSVILTVLYSLVCGFKHTMLEYK
- a CDS encoding glycosyltransferase family 4 protein; translation: MKIAVNTRFLLKDKLEGIGTFTFEVLQRMVKNHPEHEFIFLFDRPFHKQFIFADNIKPIQLFPPARHPFLWFWWFELAVPKALKEEKCDLFISTDGFNSLSSQTPSLIVIHDLAYEHTRGGLGYLIYKYLKWFGPRYARKASRIISVSEFSKQDISKLYKIDPDKIDVVGNAADGKGFQPIALSKQEECRKTYSKGKPYFIFVGALHPRKNIINLLKAFAEFKSKTPNDTKLMIVGRRGWSTKEIFETLESNPFKDDIIFTGRVSNEEYRHLLGAALALTYVPFIEGFGIPILEAQKCDCPVITSNVTSMPEVAGDSAILVDPYSVSSIAEGLSQMTFDQEKRQKLIEKGRANCERYSWDTSAELFWKSVEKCLA
- a CDS encoding glycosyltransferase, which produces MKILLAILLVYFLVYFIYILFLFIFFERLKPYISNPSLTYKPLVSVLIAARNEEDNIGECLNSLASVNYPEDKLEVLIGNDRSEDNTRLIVLEFIKAHQNFKLLDITENVGLARGKANVLAQLARKANGEFLFITDADISVPENWISEMLGNYKKTSGTVSGVTMIKGDSLFTKLQSMEWMHAFGMVKAVSDQNIPVSAVGNNMMIPRKVYEETGGYENIPFSVTEDFELFKATLDLGYDYQQLMGPGVLAFSKPLDSLKRLLNQRRRWMQGAVKIPVVLSTLLLMQSLFFPVILFTLFVMPNLAILVWSVKLLLQYSFINRVYKKIDYKFPLWKYIFIYEFYTGFVSLLTLLYYLKPGKIEWKGRRF
- a CDS encoding polysaccharide deacetylase family protein; translation: MYFNNYTWVFQLLYPSLVWKKKVNGNELFLTFDDGPVPDATEFVLDELDKWKVKATFFCVGDNVRKYPHLLREIINRGHIAGNHTFNHLNGWKNENEKYFNNISSCQAVIDEIKSEVGIYQDSAKKLFRPPYGKIKSSQAKELQKSYEIIMWNVLTGDYDQNLKEEECLAKSIKYSVPGSIVIFHDSIKASKNMKYVLPRYLEYFLSKGFEFKTL
- a CDS encoding T9SS type A sorting domain-containing protein, with the translated sequence MKPLDSCLRKIFLIFLIVILHDSHVFAQCASNVSNGTNLVKNYDFSGGFKDWTHDANYVEFTPCGSSCYSVPGRIYAGDKSTDFNSAFNMSAGVPIPDHTGTADNMMLMVDGICNPGVKLWQQNNIPIVPNTNYYFTVWITTLTATTPRGTLAFDINGANQPTTVTSVGAVGNWTKYTTTWYSGLTPPPTISISIENTTTTGCNSAVDFAIDDISFTPGCDFGTAGPIPNLGPDRTICGTGGSITLTPNFNAATQARPDVQYSWSFNGAAVPGKTGFGSTFYSLTATAPGTYAVCVDSAGSCVKSDVIVISNTYTIDLGPDIVLCSPASATLDAVYTGPGVTYQWYKEQNGTAGWQQADTIPGAKSKTYFANAAGLYRVEVTDPICGMKFDEINLTTNAATPNDGYYCPASKGGTGTANLSVSGPGKYKWWSAATAGTVLGKGATYTATGLTSPPTTHTYYVQDTTTFKTTAGPPAVGNGFIENGSVNAGGDEGLLIFNSLEDIVIDTITVLVNNYYCPTPGASNDNVIIEIRNSSGVHLPGSPVSVTKPCTFANNGGLPAPQMKVPLNIAVPKGTGYQMKLATGSGSSIVFFGNGTGASGAPPSPRLYNYPTSYGGVVEMVSNNPKSFNVYNKPDAFPGYFDWKITKGLNCDRVPVRATELCILPVEFLSVSAKGVKDAVQINWSTAWEVNSNVFIIQRSDDGLSFKDIGTEGAGGNTTSVTNYSFIDKKPGSSVAYYRIIEVDNDGSQTVSKIVAVNFENLFFAVYPNPAKDVLHIESQVEENQELVVSIQNSFGNIVYQNSGADLKSGDGLSVDVSGFPGGLYFVMIDSGNIQKIYKVVIE